The window agggtccTGTGACCTGTGAGCCCGACACGCGTGTCCTCGGCACCTACCTCTCCTCGGAGCCCGTCGGCGTGGTTGGCAGCATGGGCAGCGTGGGCAGCCTGGTGGAGAAGCAGGATCTGTCCCCCCTGGAGCTGCGGGCCCCGCTGGGCGGCTCGCGGGGGCTCCGGCAACCCGACGGGCTGCTGCGCAAGGGGCCGAACCAGCGGGAGCTCTTTGGGTACCTGCACGGGGCCAAGAAGGAGACGCGGGCGGAGCGGAAGCACCAGACATCGGGCGCCTGCTACAAGCGGGACTACGAGAGCGACCGCGAGAACCGATCCCCCGAGCGCTGCTCCCGCGAGCATCACCGCGGGGCCGACTTCTCCAAGAGCTCCCtgccggagcggggccgcttCGACAAGGTGAGGCTGTGGGGCCCTGAAATACAGCCTGGTCTGCGAGAgggtggggatggagcaggatgaTCTGCACCCTCGTGGATGGGACGTGGGGATTTGAGAATGCTCAGGGATATGAGGCTGGGAGTGTGGGGGTTCTCTTTGGGTGTAGAGGCTCATGCTTGACCTTGTTCTTGTTTTTCAGTGTCGGATCAGGCCCTCAGCCTTCAAGGCAgtggctgggaaggggctggtgTCCATGCAGGGCTTGTCCTCGTCCAAGGGGCAGAAGCTGTCCAAGAGCAATGGGAGCCTGCACACGCTGCTGTCGCAGAGCAGCACCGCGGCCCCGCAGCACGGCCCGCTCCGCACCCACCTGCTCCACGCCATCAGCCTGGACGAGGCCTCTGACTCCAGCCACAACTCCATCCAGAGCTTCCCCTCCTACGGCTCCCGCCTCAAGCCTGCTCAGAGCCAGTTCAGCGCCTCCATGGGCCACATCAACCACATCGGGGGCTCCCTGGACAGGGTTTCCCGGAGCCCCAGGGATACCCTGGCCCCTGAGAAGATGCCCCTGTCCTGTAAAAGCATGGCCACCCTGagcaggctgcagagccctggcgAGCCCCCGCCGCCCTACGAGTTCTCCTACTCGCTGGAGGACGCGGTGAAGCAGCTGGAGGACCGGCTGCAGGAGACGGGAggggagctgaggcagctcaAGAGGAGTCTCAGCGAGACTGAAGACCCCTTCACAcaggtgagctgtgctgggtgcccCACGCAGAGACGTGGGGGTGGAAGGAGCAGTGAAGGAGCTGCCGTGGTGGGTGATGGGCTTGGAATGGCCCAAGCGTGGGAGGATCAAATATCACAGGACCTCTTGGGATCCCTCCTGGGGCTACAGCCTCTCACCAGTgtcctcctgtgctggcaggcaTTTGAGGACAAGCAGCGGCTGTGGCTGGACGAGCTGGAGGACCTGAAGCAGATGTACATGGCCCGGCTGCAGCAGGTGATGCAGCAGGCGCAGCGCGGGCAGCGGgcgctgcagctgcagctctacAAGGCGCAGCAGGAGAAGAAgcggctgcaggaggagctgagcctgcagcagtgccagtgcgAGGAGAGCAAGCTGCGGCAGCCCCAGGGCGAGCATGGCAGCCCCAAACTGGAGGAGACCAAGTGGGAGGTGAgtccccttcctttccttttcctttccttttcctttcctttcctttcctttcctttcctttcctttcctttcctttcctttcctttcctttcctttcctttcctttcctttcctttcctttcctttcctttcctttcctttcctttcctttcctttcctttcctttcctttcctttcctttcccttcccttcccttcccttcccttcccttcccttccttccctcccttttgCCACCCTCCTGGCTGTGTTCCCTGCTCTGGTGTTACTCGGGGTCACAGTACGGGAGGGATGAGCCACGTGTGGTGCTTGTGGTCTCCCAAGAGGACAACTTGGGGTGCTGCCACCTCTGGGgtcctgctcccccagcccttcctcactgctcgctgtgccctgcaggtgtgccagaaagcagcagagatctccctgctgaagcagcagctccggGACACCCAGGAGGAGATGGCTCAGAAGCTGGGGGAGATCTTCAGCCTGAAGACGCAGCTGCGGGAGGCCAAGGCAGAGGTCCAGGCCAGGGACTcgcagctggcacagctggcagacTCCTTCCAGAGCCCCCCCGAGCCCGGCTCCTCGCTGCCCCTCGGTGATGACCCCATGCCGTCGTGCCAGGACTTCCCTGGCTGCGAAACTGATGACTCCAAGTGCCGGGGCCTGCAGAGCGACTCGGCCGAGCCCCTGGAGCGGCAGGTGGagtggctgtgggcagagctgctgcgGGAGCGGCGTCAGGGCCAGCTGCAGGCCGTGAACTTTGAGCTGGAGAGGAAAACgtggcaggaggagaaggagaaggtgctgcgGTACCAGCGGGAGCTCCAGGCCAGCTACATGGAGATGTACCACCGGAGCCAGGCGCTGGAGCGGGAGCTGCGGCAGCTGCGGGCGGAGCCCAGGGATGTCAGGATCGATTCCCCCTGGATCGAGCGGGTGGAGTCCTCCAAGATCTGAGGGCCGGGACGCCAGTGGGACTGAAGGGGGAAGGTCTCTTGCCGCTGCAAAGGGACGATCTCAGGGTGTGCACAAGGACTGGCCCCGCTCGGCGCTGCCCTGGCCTGAAGGACCCATTGCCACAGGGGAGCTTCTCCTTCTTGCAGCACCTCAGGCCCTCCTGGTGGGGTCTCTGGAGGGCAGGGGGGTCATCTGTGCCAGGGTGGGGGTCTTGCATGTGCCCCCTGCTCTGACTCCAGGAGTGTTTGCCCTGTGATTCCTTCTGCCATGAGGGCAGAAACCAAGCACCCTGTGAGAcattccctgtccctcctgctctgctgcccccGTTTCTACAACCCATAAC of the Ammospiza nelsoni isolate bAmmNel1 chromosome 16, bAmmNel1.pri, whole genome shotgun sequence genome contains:
- the N4BP3 gene encoding NEDD4-binding protein 3, with the protein product MAAAQGPVTCEPDTRVLGTYLSSEPVGVVGSMGSVGSLVEKQDLSPLELRAPLGGSRGLRQPDGLLRKGPNQRELFGYLHGAKKETRAERKHQTSGACYKRDYESDRENRSPERCSREHHRGADFSKSSLPERGRFDKCRIRPSAFKAVAGKGLVSMQGLSSSKGQKLSKSNGSLHTLLSQSSTAAPQHGPLRTHLLHAISLDEASDSSHNSIQSFPSYGSRLKPAQSQFSASMGHINHIGGSLDRVSRSPRDTLAPEKMPLSCKSMATLSRLQSPGEPPPPYEFSYSLEDAVKQLEDRLQETGGELRQLKRSLSETEDPFTQAFEDKQRLWLDELEDLKQMYMARLQQVMQQAQRGQRALQLQLYKAQQEKKRLQEELSLQQCQCEESKLRQPQGEHGSPKLEETKWEVCQKAAEISLLKQQLRDTQEEMAQKLGEIFSLKTQLREAKAEVQARDSQLAQLADSFQSPPEPGSSLPLGDDPMPSCQDFPGCETDDSKCRGLQSDSAEPLERQVEWLWAELLRERRQGQLQAVNFELERKTWQEEKEKVLRYQRELQASYMEMYHRSQALERELRQLRAEPRDVRIDSPWIERVESSKI